The following proteins are co-located in the Sporolactobacillus pectinivorans genome:
- a CDS encoding YjcZ family sporulation protein, giving the protein MCNTCYPTTGYGNTFVLIVVLFILLIIVGVSFAY; this is encoded by the coding sequence ATGTGCAACACTTGCTACCCAACAACAGGTTATGGCAATACGTTTGTCCTAATTGTTGTTCTGTTCATTCTTTTGATTATCGTTGGTGTATCATTCGCTTACTAA
- a CDS encoding flavodoxin domain-containing protein, with amino-acid sequence MSNVIVIYQTKYGSTQKYANWISEELNADIYKLSDINAGILEKYSTIIFGGAIYASGIMGSQKVSKYFSQLSGKNLIVFTVGLSNPKATNYKNIINKNFTDALQKSISFFHLRGAIDYKKLTLIHRMMMLSLKNKVKKSKDTSSSETNLFLETYGKHIDFTDKASIKPIIDYLKDLV; translated from the coding sequence ATGAGTAATGTCATTGTTATTTATCAAACAAAATATGGATCAACTCAAAAATATGCAAATTGGATCTCCGAAGAATTAAACGCTGATATTTACAAGCTGTCTGACATAAATGCCGGCATATTAGAAAAATACTCAACGATTATCTTTGGCGGTGCGATCTACGCCAGTGGCATTATGGGATCTCAAAAAGTATCAAAGTATTTTTCTCAATTATCAGGTAAAAATTTAATAGTGTTTACCGTTGGTTTATCAAATCCTAAAGCCACAAACTATAAAAACATCATCAACAAAAACTTCACCGATGCTCTTCAAAAATCAATCTCTTTTTTTCATTTACGCGGTGCAATTGATTATAAAAAATTAACTTTGATTCATCGAATGATGATGCTTTCATTAAAAAACAAAGTAAAAAAATCTAAAGATACATCTTCTTCTGAAACCAACCTATTTTTAGAAACTTATGGCAAACATATTGATTTCACTGATAAAGCGTCAATTAAACCCATTATTGATTATCTTAAAGACCTGGTTTAA
- a CDS encoding sensor histidine kinase translates to MKKKRLSLKVVFLEYLFSMVLALILALSLLYAFFILGINKGLYTYANSSEVQVKNMKPRIAAAKKFNSNLIPPTTKYVYLNNNFTELDSNMNKTDKRNAILYAKGKYITSSLDDVYLSIARNDGYVILHYYIRSRYSVSWMNRYLPNPDKLLIIFSILNSLLACFVVTTLFARHLRKQLRPLMDATQKIKEKNLDFEIQSSGIKEFNHILESISDMKSELKYSLEQQWKMEQTRKEQTSALAHDVKTPLTIIQGNAELLTDTEQTDDQIEFTQYILKNADQMEQYIKMLIDLTQAETGYQTHFREININSFIEELKDQVNGLTTAKKLKVDFLQKKLPQNFTADAVLLQRAIMNVVSNATDYSPEHGKINLLIDADENRIRFCISNDGKGFSPIDLKRATTQFYMGDPSRTLKTHFGIGLHVTESIVKLHKGTLHIANSSKTGGGQVTIEIPIIQS, encoded by the coding sequence ATGAAAAAAAAACGATTGTCATTGAAAGTTGTATTCTTGGAATATTTGTTTTCAATGGTACTCGCGTTAATCCTAGCTCTTTCTCTTTTATACGCCTTCTTTATTTTAGGGATTAATAAAGGTTTGTACACTTACGCTAATTCTAGTGAAGTACAGGTTAAAAATATGAAACCAAGAATTGCGGCCGCTAAGAAGTTTAACAGCAATTTGATACCCCCTACAACGAAGTATGTTTACTTGAACAATAATTTCACTGAACTGGATAGTAATATGAACAAGACTGATAAAAGAAATGCAATTTTATATGCCAAGGGGAAATATATCACCAGTTCTCTAGACGACGTTTATCTATCAATAGCACGAAATGACGGATACGTCATACTTCATTATTACATTCGTTCACGATATTCCGTTTCCTGGATGAATCGATACCTTCCGAACCCTGACAAATTGCTGATCATTTTTAGCATACTGAACAGTTTATTAGCTTGTTTTGTCGTCACAACACTTTTTGCTAGACACCTAAGGAAGCAGCTACGTCCATTAATGGATGCGACCCAAAAAATTAAGGAAAAGAATCTGGATTTTGAAATTCAATCATCCGGGATTAAAGAATTTAACCATATTCTTGAATCTATTTCGGATATGAAATCTGAACTGAAATATTCCCTAGAGCAGCAGTGGAAGATGGAACAGACAAGAAAAGAACAAACATCTGCACTTGCTCACGATGTCAAAACCCCTCTTACGATTATTCAGGGAAACGCGGAGTTGCTTACTGATACAGAACAAACCGATGACCAAATAGAGTTTACTCAGTACATTCTAAAAAATGCAGATCAGATGGAGCAATACATTAAAATGCTTATTGATCTCACTCAAGCGGAAACCGGTTATCAGACTCACTTTCGGGAGATTAACATTAATTCATTTATTGAGGAATTGAAGGATCAGGTGAACGGGCTTACTACAGCGAAAAAATTGAAGGTTGATTTTTTACAAAAAAAACTACCACAAAATTTTACAGCAGATGCAGTACTGCTTCAAAGAGCGATTATGAATGTTGTATCGAATGCAACGGATTATTCCCCAGAACATGGAAAAATCAATTTGCTCATAGACGCTGACGAAAATCGAATTCGGTTTTGCATTAGTAATGATGGCAAGGGATTTTCACCGATTGATCTAAAACGAGCTACTACACAGTTCTACATGGGGGATCCCAGTCGAACTCTAAAAACTCATTTTGGAATTGGTTTGCATGTTACTGAATCTATTGTAAAACTGCATAAAGGAACGCTTCACATTGCTAACTCTTCTAAGACTGGTGGGGGACAGGTGACAATTGAAATCCCTATTATACAGAGCTAA
- a CDS encoding response regulator transcription factor, protein MVKILAIDDDPDILVLIKNLLRKDGHTVMVAETTEKVEQDSLTDYDMILLDVMMPGIDGFTFCRRIRSIVDCPILFLTAKTLETDIINGFGLGADDYITKPFGTGELRARVHAHLRREQRVKHSILCASGVRFDLSAKEVYVENKRISLTKSEYAICEFLAKNRGQVFSKDQIYENVFGFDGESDSSTVAEHIKNIRAKLSVFSLSPVSTVWGIGYKWI, encoded by the coding sequence GTGGTAAAGATACTCGCAATTGATGACGATCCGGACATTCTGGTTTTAATAAAAAATTTGTTACGGAAAGATGGCCATACGGTGATGGTAGCAGAAACCACGGAAAAAGTGGAACAAGATAGTCTCACGGATTACGACATGATTCTGCTTGATGTCATGATGCCTGGAATTGATGGTTTCACTTTTTGTCGGCGTATCCGAAGTATCGTCGACTGTCCTATTCTGTTTCTAACAGCTAAAACATTAGAAACGGATATTATAAACGGTTTTGGGTTAGGTGCTGACGATTACATAACAAAACCGTTTGGCACAGGAGAGCTTAGAGCGAGGGTACATGCCCATCTCCGTAGGGAACAACGAGTAAAGCACAGTATACTATGTGCTTCCGGAGTCCGGTTTGATCTTTCTGCAAAAGAGGTATACGTCGAGAATAAAAGAATCTCCCTAACGAAATCCGAATATGCCATATGTGAATTTCTAGCCAAAAATCGCGGTCAAGTCTTTTCAAAAGATCAAATTTATGAGAATGTTTTCGGTTTTGATGGAGAGAGCGACTCATCTACAGTTGCTGAACATATTAAAAACATCCGAGCAAAGCTATCCGTTTTTAGTCTGTCTCCAGTTTCAACTGTATGGGGGATCGGATACAAGTGGATATGA
- a CDS encoding lantibiotic immunity ABC transporter MutG family permease subunit: protein MQTFIRCIQSDYYKFRHTFMLWIHILIPLVVSALFLSYYSVSTWKPESKISGFLEAISISFPLVIGLICSKAADQESQAGNFQTTLCGIKSRSCMYLSKLVTLLLLSAFSVLLTIGVFAFGFKTVPYVLYIEAVGVVLAGNIFLYILHLFVSFQYGSGASIGLGIAESLISALALTGLGDGKWYYIPCAWSVRLCDYLVYIWFNPSIATIGNAEIEKGALIALFTSCFAFFASILWFRNWEGRKSYD, encoded by the coding sequence GTGCAAACTTTTATTCGATGCATTCAGTCTGACTACTACAAATTCAGACACACTTTCATGCTATGGATTCATATCCTGATTCCTCTGGTTGTGTCAGCCCTATTTCTTTCATATTATTCAGTATCCACATGGAAACCAGAATCAAAAATCAGTGGATTTCTGGAGGCTATTTCTATTTCGTTTCCACTTGTTATCGGGTTGATTTGCAGCAAAGCAGCTGATCAGGAAAGTCAGGCTGGGAACTTCCAAACAACTTTATGCGGTATAAAATCAAGATCATGTATGTATTTGAGCAAACTGGTTACTTTGCTTCTGTTAAGTGCCTTTTCGGTTTTGCTCACGATTGGTGTATTTGCATTTGGATTTAAAACAGTACCGTATGTGTTGTATATAGAGGCGGTGGGAGTGGTTCTTGCTGGGAATATATTCCTCTACATTCTTCACTTATTTGTCAGTTTTCAATATGGTAGTGGTGCTTCAATTGGGCTTGGGATAGCTGAAAGTCTGATCTCTGCCCTGGCTCTCACAGGATTAGGAGATGGTAAATGGTATTATATCCCTTGTGCTTGGAGTGTACGCCTTTGTGATTATCTGGTATACATCTGGTTCAACCCTTCAATTGCAACAATTGGTAACGCAGAAATCGAGAAAGGAGCACTGATTGCATTATTTACATCTTGTTTTGCGTTCTTTGCGAGCATTCTCTGGTTTCGAAACTGGGAAGGTAGAAAATCCTATGACTAA
- a CDS encoding lantibiotic immunity ABC transporter MutE/EpiE family permease subunit, with amino-acid sequence MGFWVTKQKSIQKKTWNPFSWKLLRKAKEWVYKLLNYIKSENLKFKRTFTKKLVIITPLFMLLLAVISGRYFVENGYNWWYSLILPGYLTLITVLVNQNEEKKLHYRSVFALPVSLRKTWIYKVLLITAYVAIACGIHLLGIILGILTYNTKSTITVFQVIEATVLLIVTLLWQIPFCLYLSKKFGMMVTILINVGGGVILDFLAASRSLWWVFPYSWGTRLMIPVLGILPNGTLAQRGNTLLNPKVIPFGMILSIILFFLLLTITTSWFSKQEVK; translated from the coding sequence ATGGGATTTTGGGTTACGAAGCAAAAATCAATCCAGAAGAAAACTTGGAATCCCTTTTCATGGAAACTGTTGCGAAAAGCAAAAGAGTGGGTGTATAAATTGCTGAATTACATTAAATCAGAAAATTTAAAATTCAAGAGAACTTTCACAAAGAAACTAGTTATTATTACCCCACTGTTTATGCTGTTGCTTGCAGTAATTTCCGGGAGATACTTTGTGGAGAATGGTTATAATTGGTGGTACTCTCTGATTCTGCCCGGCTATCTCACGCTGATAACAGTACTTGTCAATCAGAATGAGGAGAAGAAGCTGCATTACAGAAGTGTGTTTGCGTTACCGGTCTCACTTAGAAAAACGTGGATTTATAAAGTACTATTGATCACTGCTTATGTTGCCATTGCTTGCGGTATACATCTATTAGGGATTATTCTCGGCATCTTAACCTATAATACAAAATCAACCATTACGGTTTTTCAAGTCATTGAAGCAACAGTATTATTAATCGTTACTTTATTATGGCAGATTCCATTTTGCCTGTACCTTTCAAAAAAGTTTGGTATGATGGTGACTATTCTGATTAACGTTGGCGGAGGAGTTATACTGGACTTTCTTGCAGCTTCCAGATCACTATGGTGGGTTTTTCCTTATAGTTGGGGAACGCGCTTGATGATTCCGGTACTGGGTATCCTGCCTAACGGAACTTTAGCACAACGGGGTAATACACTACTAAACCCCAAGGTTATCCCATTTGGAATGATACTTTCCATCATTTTATTTTTCCTTTTGCTAACGATAACCACGAGCTGGTTTTCAAAACAGGAGGTAAAGTAA
- a CDS encoding lantibiotic protection ABC transporter ATP-binding protein, which yields MENYILQTKNLCKIFKKQRAVNNISISIQQNSVYGLLGPNGAGKSTTLKMITGMFHKTSGEILFEGNQWSRSDLSDIGALIEAPPLYENLTARENLKVRTLLLGLPDSRIDEVLMMVDLTDTGKKRAGHFSMGMKQRLGIAIALLNHPKLLILDEPTNGLDPIGIQDLRKLIRSFPEQGITVILSSHILSEVELIADHIGIISNGILGYEAKINPEENLESLFMETVAKSKRVGV from the coding sequence ATGGAAAATTATATTTTACAAACAAAAAATCTGTGTAAAATATTCAAAAAACAGCGTGCCGTTAACAATATTTCCATTTCAATTCAACAAAACTCAGTTTATGGTTTGTTAGGGCCAAACGGTGCTGGAAAATCTACCACATTGAAAATGATCACTGGCATGTTTCACAAAACTTCAGGTGAAATACTTTTCGAAGGCAACCAGTGGAGCAGAAGTGACCTTTCAGACATTGGTGCATTGATTGAAGCTCCTCCACTTTATGAAAATCTGACTGCTAGGGAAAATCTGAAAGTACGTACGCTTTTACTTGGACTTCCGGATTCACGGATTGATGAAGTTCTGATGATGGTGGACCTAACAGACACAGGAAAAAAACGTGCAGGGCATTTTTCAATGGGTATGAAGCAACGCCTTGGCATCGCTATCGCACTTTTGAATCACCCTAAGCTGCTGATTTTAGACGAGCCAACCAACGGCCTTGACCCAATTGGTATTCAGGATTTACGAAAGCTGATTCGTTCTTTTCCTGAGCAAGGCATTACCGTGATCCTTTCAAGCCATATTCTATCTGAAGTGGAGCTGATTGCTGACCATATCGGGATTATCAGTAATGGGATTTTGGGTTACGAAGCAAAAATCAATCCAGAAGAAAACTTGGAATCCCTTTTCATGGAAACTGTTGCGAAAAGCAAAAGAGTGGGTGTATAA
- a CDS encoding polysaccharide deacetylase family protein, with protein sequence MTIEWYKHGERSEVSMLWIINGKKVKNILLIIIAAFVAALILFVQKQETSVFAPIDKSGALSRVETNQKHLALTFDSNWGDQQIKLILETLKAEKVKATFFFSGEWAERHSDIVKEVLKDGHEIETQGMRHEDYTQLSVEETRRDMLLSREAIYKACGVRPELIRPPYGKINKEVLQTMSALHLQPVLWSVNPQDETNPGYEAIVRQVLKDAGKGDIIRLHASDSAKQTYRALPLIIREMKNRGYTFVTIKDLVSDAQTKHRLLD encoded by the coding sequence TTGACCATAGAATGGTACAAACATGGTGAACGGAGTGAAGTGTCTATGCTTTGGATTATCAATGGGAAAAAAGTGAAAAATATTCTTTTGATTATTATCGCCGCTTTTGTCGCGGCACTGATTCTGTTCGTTCAAAAGCAGGAGACAAGCGTTTTTGCACCAATAGACAAAAGCGGTGCACTATCACGAGTAGAAACTAACCAAAAGCATCTGGCGCTGACATTCGACAGTAATTGGGGAGATCAGCAAATTAAGCTGATTCTGGAAACACTCAAAGCAGAAAAAGTTAAAGCTACTTTTTTCTTTTCAGGGGAGTGGGCAGAGCGCCATTCCGATATTGTCAAAGAAGTGTTAAAAGACGGGCATGAGATTGAAACACAGGGCATGAGACACGAAGACTATACACAGCTTAGTGTGGAGGAAACCCGGCGTGACATGCTGCTCTCACGGGAAGCTATTTATAAAGCCTGCGGCGTGCGTCCCGAACTGATTCGTCCGCCTTATGGGAAAATTAATAAAGAAGTTTTACAAACCATGTCTGCTCTTCACCTTCAGCCTGTGCTCTGGAGCGTCAACCCGCAGGATGAAACAAATCCAGGTTACGAAGCCATTGTCCGTCAAGTGCTGAAAGATGCCGGAAAAGGAGATATTATCCGTCTGCACGCCTCTGATTCTGCAAAGCAAACATACCGTGCACTTCCACTGATTATTCGGGAAATGAAAAATCGCGGCTACACTTTTGTCACTATAAAAGACCTGGTTTCCGACGCCCAGACGAAGCACCGTCTGCTCGACTGA
- the gerD gene encoding spore germination lipoprotein GerD: protein MVRKIVLILAILLLAGQVGCGNGDSSQPSYQENKRMVLDMLKTDDGKKTLRELFQDRELRDAVVLDDPVVKKTIIETLTTEQGKKIWSELLKDPGFSAQLAKTMERENAQLLSKMMKDPSYQAMMMDILKAPELQNQYLALLKTKSFREQIATEMQEAMAGPFFKKQMMDALSETLKKQGEKNK from the coding sequence ATGGTAAGGAAAATAGTGCTCATTCTGGCAATTTTGCTGCTCGCCGGCCAGGTTGGGTGCGGAAACGGCGACAGCAGTCAGCCGTCCTATCAGGAAAATAAAAGAATGGTTCTCGACATGCTGAAAACGGACGATGGAAAGAAAACGCTGCGGGAACTGTTTCAAGATCGAGAATTGCGAGACGCTGTTGTTCTTGACGATCCGGTGGTAAAAAAAACAATTATTGAGACGCTGACTACGGAACAGGGGAAGAAGATTTGGAGTGAACTGTTGAAGGATCCCGGATTTTCTGCACAGCTGGCAAAAACTATGGAACGGGAAAATGCACAGCTGCTGTCAAAAATGATGAAAGATCCAAGCTATCAGGCGATGATGATGGATATTCTTAAAGCCCCTGAGCTTCAAAATCAATACCTTGCCCTTCTAAAGACGAAATCGTTCCGTGAACAGATTGCGACTGAAATGCAGGAGGCAATGGCCGGGCCGTTCTTCAAAAAGCAGATGATGGATGCCCTGTCTGAGACACTGAAAAAACAGGGCGAAAAAAATAAATAA
- a CDS encoding Mrp/NBP35 family ATP-binding protein → MINEQQVTDILKTVQDPFLHKNLIDTGGLRELKIKEGLVSLKIALAKQDKVKQMQIQVEISSKLKKGGADFVGMRFSVLAEDEIKALGGIPEAGPTLLSPESKTAFISVASGKGGVGKSTVSVNLALALARKGRKVGLLDADIYGFSVPDMMGIEQRPQVENDRIIPVDRLGVHVISMGFFVENNSPVIWRGPMLGKMLNNFFNDVKWGELDYLILDLPPGTGDIAMDVHSRLPHSKEIIVTTPHPTAAFVAARAGAMAEKTEHEILGIIENMAYFKSRKTGEVEYVFGKGGGDRLSDLLHTELLGRLPLGQPEGKNGEFAPGVYFEGDPIAEEYGHIAEKVIRKIEGIH, encoded by the coding sequence ATGATCAATGAGCAGCAAGTGACGGATATTTTGAAAACGGTTCAAGATCCCTTTTTACATAAAAACCTGATTGATACGGGTGGATTGCGCGAATTGAAAATAAAAGAAGGCCTTGTCAGCCTGAAAATAGCACTGGCGAAACAGGACAAGGTTAAACAAATGCAGATTCAGGTTGAAATCTCATCAAAATTGAAAAAAGGCGGAGCAGATTTTGTCGGCATGCGGTTTTCCGTGCTGGCAGAAGATGAAATCAAGGCGCTCGGCGGTATTCCTGAGGCAGGGCCTACTCTGCTTTCACCGGAGAGCAAGACTGCCTTTATTTCGGTGGCCAGTGGTAAAGGCGGCGTCGGTAAGTCGACGGTGTCAGTCAATCTTGCTCTTGCGTTGGCGCGGAAGGGTAGAAAAGTCGGCCTGCTGGATGCAGATATCTACGGCTTCAGCGTTCCTGATATGATGGGGATTGAACAAAGGCCTCAAGTGGAAAATGACAGGATCATTCCTGTTGATCGGTTGGGCGTCCATGTTATTTCGATGGGCTTTTTTGTAGAAAATAATTCTCCGGTAATCTGGCGAGGGCCGATGCTGGGCAAAATGCTGAATAATTTTTTTAACGATGTTAAGTGGGGCGAACTGGATTATCTGATTCTCGATCTGCCGCCCGGTACTGGTGACATTGCTATGGATGTACACAGCAGGCTGCCTCACTCTAAGGAAATTATTGTAACAACCCCGCATCCGACGGCGGCATTTGTCGCCGCACGTGCGGGCGCTATGGCCGAGAAGACGGAACATGAAATTCTCGGGATCATTGAGAACATGGCCTATTTTAAGAGCCGGAAAACCGGTGAAGTGGAATACGTATTCGGGAAGGGCGGCGGAGACCGTTTGTCCGATTTACTGCATACGGAGCTGCTTGGCCGGCTACCGCTGGGCCAACCGGAAGGGAAGAACGGTGAATTCGCTCCGGGTGTTTATTTTGAAGGTGACCCGATAGCAGAAGAATATGGCCACATTGCGGAAAAAGTAATTCGCAAAATCGAAGGAATTCATTAA
- the cwlD gene encoding N-acetylmuramoyl-L-alanine amidase CwlD, translating to MKRRWLAGVLIALAIFAVAAGVKWLIASRYTGQSWHLPLSGRVIVVDAGHGGADGGAVGGDAVEKKITLAIAQDLRNYLQESGALVVMTRESDMDLADKNFGGRHKTQDLLRRADLIEKAHPDAFISVHLNAIPSPRWYGAQTFYHPKSAENQKFAKFIQDSLKNTLGNTERYAKPIGHVYILKKAAPPAALVEVGFLSNPRERSLLVQEDYQKEAAMAISQGIMRYFTNEKVPSD from the coding sequence ATGAAGCGGAGATGGCTTGCCGGTGTACTGATTGCTTTGGCCATTTTTGCAGTGGCCGCCGGTGTGAAATGGCTGATTGCCAGCCGGTATACAGGACAATCCTGGCATCTTCCACTTTCCGGCCGCGTTATCGTTGTCGATGCGGGACACGGCGGAGCAGACGGTGGCGCAGTCGGCGGGGATGCTGTGGAAAAAAAAATTACGCTTGCCATTGCTCAGGATCTCCGCAATTATTTGCAGGAATCCGGGGCACTTGTTGTCATGACCCGGGAAAGCGACATGGATCTGGCCGACAAGAATTTTGGAGGCAGACATAAAACCCAGGATCTTCTGCGTCGCGCCGATCTGATCGAAAAGGCGCATCCCGACGCGTTCATCAGTGTGCACTTGAATGCCATTCCCTCACCCCGCTGGTACGGTGCTCAGACATTCTATCACCCGAAATCCGCCGAAAATCAGAAATTCGCCAAATTTATTCAGGATTCGCTTAAAAACACCCTGGGGAACACCGAGCGTTATGCGAAGCCAATTGGTCATGTCTACATATTGAAAAAAGCTGCACCGCCTGCCGCCCTTGTTGAAGTCGGGTTTTTATCAAATCCCAGGGAGCGGTCGCTGCTCGTTCAGGAAGATTACCAGAAGGAAGCGGCCATGGCCATCAGTCAGGGCATCATGCGCTACTTCACCAATGAAAAAGTGCCGTCGGATTAA
- a CDS encoding DUF2521 family protein produces the protein MGVVMDFKKRQQHKQMDFERRALQNLSFEKIEKTIHHSFDLYIPSVPSGGGIALEMCAEYALEAFLMGSAMGRFGFYGEDRETVYRRCEDSFERLLEDFCDFWRFWTTRDSELAGLRESCKTYLHNWWLDGFETSLKRWKMKLH, from the coding sequence ATGGGCGTCGTTATGGATTTTAAGAAAAGACAGCAGCACAAACAGATGGATTTCGAACGCCGTGCACTTCAGAATTTATCTTTTGAGAAAATCGAAAAAACAATTCATCATAGCTTTGATTTATATATTCCATCTGTTCCTTCAGGTGGAGGCATTGCTCTTGAGATGTGCGCAGAGTACGCGTTGGAGGCTTTTCTGATGGGTTCTGCAATGGGCAGATTCGGGTTTTACGGTGAAGATAGAGAGACTGTCTATCGGCGCTGTGAGGATTCGTTTGAGCGGCTTCTGGAGGATTTTTGTGATTTTTGGCGTTTCTGGACGACCCGGGATTCAGAATTGGCAGGCTTGAGAGAATCATGCAAAACATACCTTCATAATTGGTGGTTAGACGGATTTGAAACTTCACTGAAACGTTGGAAAATGAAACTGCACTGA
- the rpsI gene encoding 30S ribosomal protein S9 — MAQVQYYGTGRRKSSIARVRLVAGDGKVVVNGRDLDEYFNLETLRSILKQPLVSTETEGRYDVLVSVAGGGFTGQAGAIRHGVARALLKADPEYRAVLKQAGFLTRDPRMKERKKYGLKGARRAPQFSKR, encoded by the coding sequence ATGGCACAAGTACAATATTACGGCACAGGTCGCCGCAAGAGTTCTATTGCTAGGGTCAGGCTCGTTGCCGGCGATGGCAAAGTCGTTGTTAACGGCCGTGACCTTGATGAATATTTCAATCTTGAAACACTTCGTTCAATTCTGAAACAGCCTCTTGTTTCGACGGAAACGGAAGGCAGATATGATGTGCTGGTCAGTGTGGCCGGCGGTGGTTTTACAGGCCAGGCAGGTGCAATCCGCCACGGCGTTGCCCGCGCATTGCTGAAAGCTGATCCTGAATACCGTGCAGTACTGAAGCAGGCTGGTTTCCTGACACGTGATCCGCGTATGAAAGAACGTAAGAAATACGGACTCAAAGGTGCACGCCGTGCTCCTCAGTTCTCAAAACGCTGA
- the rplM gene encoding 50S ribosomal protein L13 — translation MRTTYMANAASVDRKWLVIDADGQILGRLASEVAAILRGKNKPTFTPHVDVGDNVIIINAKKIQLTGKKLLSKKYIHHSGFPGGIKARSALEMRETRSRDMLERTIKGMLPHNSLGAQMFRKLHVYEGTEHPHAAQKPEAYTLRG, via the coding sequence GTGCGTACGACATATATGGCCAATGCGGCATCTGTAGATCGCAAATGGCTCGTTATTGACGCAGACGGACAGATACTTGGACGTCTGGCAAGCGAAGTAGCAGCAATTCTTCGCGGCAAAAACAAACCGACTTTTACACCGCATGTAGATGTCGGTGACAATGTAATCATCATCAATGCAAAGAAGATTCAGCTGACCGGGAAAAAACTTTTGAGCAAGAAATATATTCATCATTCAGGCTTTCCAGGTGGTATCAAGGCTCGATCTGCTCTTGAGATGAGAGAAACGCGTTCAAGGGATATGCTTGAACGGACAATCAAGGGTATGCTTCCACACAACAGTCTCGGAGCGCAGATGTTCAGAAAACTTCATGTTTATGAAGGCACGGAACATCCGCATGCTGCACAAAAACCAGAAGCTTATACGCTTCGTGGATGA
- the truA gene encoding tRNA pseudouridine(38-40) synthase TruA — MAKLKCIVSYDGAQFFGYQVQPGKRTVQREIETALSRIHHGNYVKITASGRTDRGVHALGQVFHFESPLNIPIENWSRALNSLLPDDIYIRNTETVPESFHARYDVRRKEYRYRLLTRREPDLFRRFYTLHVARPLDLFRMNEAAGYVVGTHDFSCFCAANTDVTDKVRTIYDLKVLPEGKDETVIHIAGSGFLYQMVRIITGTLLDVGSGAIPPEQVKKIITGKDRQAASQTAPACGLTLWKVTY; from the coding sequence ATGGCAAAGCTAAAATGTATCGTTTCCTATGACGGGGCACAATTTTTTGGTTATCAGGTACAGCCCGGGAAACGCACGGTTCAAAGGGAAATTGAAACGGCGCTGTCCCGGATACATCATGGGAACTATGTGAAAATCACGGCTTCAGGCCGGACAGACCGGGGGGTTCATGCGCTTGGCCAGGTTTTTCATTTTGAAAGTCCGCTGAACATCCCGATTGAAAACTGGTCCAGAGCGCTCAACAGTTTGTTGCCGGACGATATTTACATAAGGAATACCGAAACTGTGCCTGAAAGCTTTCACGCACGCTATGATGTCAGGCGGAAGGAATATCGTTACCGTTTATTGACACGGCGGGAACCGGACCTGTTCCGCCGATTCTATACGCTTCACGTCGCCCGTCCGCTTGATCTGTTCAGGATGAATGAGGCTGCCGGTTATGTTGTCGGCACCCATGACTTTTCCTGCTTTTGCGCTGCAAACACGGACGTCACGGATAAAGTCAGAACGATTTATGACCTGAAGGTTCTACCCGAAGGAAAAGATGAGACGGTCATCCACATCGCTGGTAGCGGATTTTTGTATCAGATGGTCCGGATTATTACTGGAACGCTGCTTGATGTCGGTTCAGGGGCTATTCCTCCGGAGCAAGTAAAAAAGATTATTACCGGAAAAGACAGGCAGGCGGCTTCACAGACGGCACCTGCCTGTGGGCTGACATTGTGGAAGGTGACCTATTAG